The segment CTTCAATTCCGGCATGACGGGCAACGATGGTCTCGGATACGGTGGACATGCCTACGGCATCTGCTCCCTGGCGGCGCAGCATCACGATCTCAGCAGGCGTCTCATAGTTCGGTCCGAGCAGACCCGCATATACGCCTTCCTTGAACTCAAAATTCAGTGCGGCGGCAGCTTCCTTGGCAGCTGCAATCAGACGCGGGCTGTACGCCGAGGACATATCCGGGAACCTTACGCCCAGCGCATTGTCGTTCGGTCCGCTCAGCGGATTGCGGCCGGTCAGATTCAGATGATCCGTGATCAGCATGAGATCCCCTGGTGTGTATTCCGTATTCACGCCACCGGCTGCGTTGGTGACCAGCAGGCTGGTTACGCCCAGCTCCTTCATCACCCGTACCGGGAAGGCTGTAACCTCAGGGCCGTAGCCTTCATACATGTGGAAGCGGCCCTTCATCATGACCACGCGGCGGCCTTCGATCATGCCGATCAGCAGCTCGCCTTCATGTCCTTCTACCGTGGACACAGGGAAATGAGGAATCTCATGATAAGGAATAACGACTTCATCTGTGATCAGATCCGCCAGAATGCCGAGGCCGGAGCCTAGGATCAGCCCGATTTCGGGGGCGACGGTGCATTTATCTTTGATATATACGGCTGCTTCTTGAATATGGTTAAGAGTCACATTGGTCATGGTTTGGTTTCCTCCAGAATTAGATTAGTTGAGACAAAAAGCTCGTCCCGTACTGCGGCGCCTTCGCTCCGAAGTTGTCGGCGATTGTGGCG is part of the Paenibacillus sp. FSL M7-0420 genome and harbors:
- a CDS encoding purine-nucleoside phosphorylase → MTNVTLNHIQEAAVYIKDKCTVAPEIGLILGSGLGILADLITDEVVIPYHEIPHFPVSTVEGHEGELLIGMIEGRRVVMMKGRFHMYEGYGPEVTAFPVRVMKELGVTSLLVTNAAGGVNTEYTPGDLMLITDHLNLTGRNPLSGPNDNALGVRFPDMSSAYSPRLIAAAKEAAAALNFEFKEGVYAGLLGPNYETPAEIVMLRRQGADAVGMSTVSETIVARHAGIEVLGISCITNMAAGILPQPLNHAEVMKTAERVREQFLKLVLAFIPKM